A stretch of Cicer arietinum cultivar CDC Frontier isolate Library 1 chromosome 5, Cicar.CDCFrontier_v2.0, whole genome shotgun sequence DNA encodes these proteins:
- the LOC101506105 gene encoding aspartic proteinase nepenthesin-1, translating to MFMATQNYSKCVIFVTLLITILFVTPISSTSRKSLNSHHNIFQGGFRVDLRHVDSGKNLTKLERVQHGIDRGHTRLQRLNVVLAASRTQDSSSQLEAPVHAGNGEYLMELSIGTPPISYPAVLDTGSDLIWTQCKPCSQCYKQPTPIFDPKKSSTFSKLSCSSNLCKALPSSSCNDGCQYVYSYGDYSMTQGILGSETFTFGDDKKNKVSIKNIGFGCGEDNEGEGFEQASGLVGLGRGPLSLVSQLKEQKFSYCLTSMDDNKKSVLLLGSLANVNTKEVKITTPLIKNPLQPSFYYLSLEGITVGDKRLSIKKSTFEVGDGGSGGMIIDSGTTITYLEENAFVSLKKEFISQTKLPVDDSSSTGLDVCFSLPLGKTQVEIPKLVFHFEGGDLELPGENYMIADSNLGVACLAMGASNGMSIFGNVQQQNILVNYDLQKETITFVPTQCNNL from the coding sequence ATGTTCATGGCTAcacaaaattattcaaaatgtGTCATATTTGTGACACTACTAATAACAATTCTTTTTGTCACTCCAATATCCTCAACATCAAGAAAATCTCTCAATTCTCACCACAATATTTTTCAAGGTGGGTTCCGAGTCGATCTTCGCCACGTTGATTCAGGCAAAAACCTAACAAAACTCGAGCGCGTACAACATGGCATCGACCGTGGACACACTCGACTACAAAGACTAAACGTGGTCTTAGCAGCTTCAAGAACTCAAGATTCTTCTTCTCAATTGGAAGCACCAGTTCATGCAGGCAATGGTGAGTACCTAATGGAATTGTCAATAGGAACACCACCAATTTCCTACCCTGCAGTTTTGGACACAGGAAGTGATCTCATTTGGACTCAATGCAAACCTTGTTCACAATGTTACAAACAACCAACACcaatttttgatccaaaaaaaTCCTCAACTTTTTCTAAGCTATCATGTAGTAGCAACTTATGCAAAGCTTTACCTTCCTCATCTTGTAATGATGGTTGCCAATATGTTTATTCATATGGTGATTATTCAATGACACAAGGTATTTTAGGTAGTGAAACATTCACTTTTGgtgatgataaaaaaaacaaagtttcaATTAAAAACATTGGTTTTGGTTGTGGTGAAGATAATGAAGGTGAAGGTTTTGAACAAGCTTCAGGTTTAGTTGGACTTGGACGTGGCCCTTTATCTTTGGTTTCACAATTGAAAGAACAAAAATTCTCTTATTGTTTAACATCAATGGATGACAACAAAAAAAGTGTTCTTTTATTAGGATCACTTGCAAATGTTAACACAAAAGAGGTGAAAATCACAACACCTCTTATTAAAAATCCATTGCAACCATCTTTTTACTATCTTTCACTTGAAGGAATCACCGTTGGTGACAAAAGAttgtctataaaaaaaagtacttTCGAAGTCGGCGATGGTGGAAGTGGTGGTATGATTATAGACTCTGGCACAACAATTACATATTTAGAAGAGAATGCTTTTGTTTCACTCAAAAAGGAGTTCATTTCGCAAACAAAACTTCCGGTGGACGATTCGAGTTCCACCGGATTAGATGTTTGTTTTAGTTTGCCATTAGGGAAAACACAAGTTGAAATTCCAAAGTTGGTTTTTCATTTTGAAGGTGGTGATTTGGAATTGCCTGGTGAGAATTATATGATTGCTGATTCAAATTTGGGTGTGGCTTGTTTGGCTATGGGAGCTTCTAATGGAATGTCAATATTTGGTAATGTTCAACAGCAGAACATTTTGGTTAACTATGATCTTCAGAAGGAAACTATTACCTTTGTTCCTACTCAATGTAATAATTTGTGA
- the LOC101506435 gene encoding uncharacterized protein isoform X1, whose protein sequence is MGRSLSRSPSYRRRHSRSRSRSRSPSHHRHSRRRRRHRSRSSSSLSPPPKSRTPILKHKKDHQITLNKTSSKRQHEEELKLLEEETARRLEEAIRKNVEEKLNSEEVKLEIERRVAEGVKNLFDDVEVQLEKEKQDALNEARRKEEQARKEREELDKMLEENRRRVEESQRREALELQRKEEERQRELEMIRRQKEESVRRKKLEDEEHANRINSTGKNKSRANSYGL, encoded by the exons ATGGGTCGTAGTTTGTCACGTTCACCTTCGTATAGAAGAAGACACTCTCGTTCTCGATCTCGATCTCGATCTCCTTCTCATCATCGCCACTCTCGACGCCGCAGAAGACATAGAAGCAGAAGCTCTTCTTCACTCTCTCCTCCTCCCAAATCACGTACTCCCATTCTCAAACACAAAAAAGACCATCAAATCACTCTTAACAAAAC TAGCAGCAAGCGTCAACACGAGGAAGAATTAAAACTGCTGGAAGAAGAGACTGCGAGAAGACTGGAAGAAGCTATCAGGAAGAATGTTGAGGAGAAGCTTAATTCAGAGGAAGTCAAATTAGAAATAGAAAGGCGTGTAGCAGAGGGCGTAAAGAATTTATTTGATGATGTTGAAGTTCAACTTGAAAAAGAAAAGCAAGATGCTCTTAATGAAGCTAGGAGGAAAGAA GAACAAGCTCGAAAAGAGAGAGAAGAGTTGGATAAGATGCTTGAAGAGAATAGGAGGAGAGTGGAAGAGTCTCAGAGAAGAGAAGCTCTAGAGCTGCAACGGAAGGAGGAGGAACGGCAAAGGGAATTAGAGATGATTCGGCGACAGAAAGAAGAGTCTGTTCGGAGAAAGAAGCTGGAGGACGAAGAACATGCTAACCGGATCAATTCTACGGGTAAGAACAAATCTAGGGCTAACTCGTACGGTTTGTAA
- the LOC101506435 gene encoding uncharacterized protein isoform X2, translating into MGRSLSRSPSYRRRHSRSRSRSRSPSHHRHSRRRRRHRSRSSSSLSPPPKSRTPILKHKKDHQITLNKTSKRQHEEELKLLEEETARRLEEAIRKNVEEKLNSEEVKLEIERRVAEGVKNLFDDVEVQLEKEKQDALNEARRKEEQARKEREELDKMLEENRRRVEESQRREALELQRKEEERQRELEMIRRQKEESVRRKKLEDEEHANRINSTGKNKSRANSYGL; encoded by the exons ATGGGTCGTAGTTTGTCACGTTCACCTTCGTATAGAAGAAGACACTCTCGTTCTCGATCTCGATCTCGATCTCCTTCTCATCATCGCCACTCTCGACGCCGCAGAAGACATAGAAGCAGAAGCTCTTCTTCACTCTCTCCTCCTCCCAAATCACGTACTCCCATTCTCAAACACAAAAAAGACCATCAAATCACTCTTAACAAAAC CAGCAAGCGTCAACACGAGGAAGAATTAAAACTGCTGGAAGAAGAGACTGCGAGAAGACTGGAAGAAGCTATCAGGAAGAATGTTGAGGAGAAGCTTAATTCAGAGGAAGTCAAATTAGAAATAGAAAGGCGTGTAGCAGAGGGCGTAAAGAATTTATTTGATGATGTTGAAGTTCAACTTGAAAAAGAAAAGCAAGATGCTCTTAATGAAGCTAGGAGGAAAGAA GAACAAGCTCGAAAAGAGAGAGAAGAGTTGGATAAGATGCTTGAAGAGAATAGGAGGAGAGTGGAAGAGTCTCAGAGAAGAGAAGCTCTAGAGCTGCAACGGAAGGAGGAGGAACGGCAAAGGGAATTAGAGATGATTCGGCGACAGAAAGAAGAGTCTGTTCGGAGAAAGAAGCTGGAGGACGAAGAACATGCTAACCGGATCAATTCTACGGGTAAGAACAAATCTAGGGCTAACTCGTACGGTTTGTAA